In Fodinibius saliphilus, the sequence AAAAAAGTATGGGCATCACTTTTTGCAGGCAGTTACGGAGGACATAATCATCAAGGTTCGTTAATCCCGGTGCACGAAAAGTGAAAGAAAATCCATCTTTTTGAGGCCCCTGGAAACGGACATTACCGAAAAATTTATCAGACTTTTTGCCATACCCGCGCAGGCGGTAGCAGACCTGCTTGGTAGCTTTGGCAAACTCCCCGGCAACCTTCCATGGGTCATCGGTCCAGGTAGAGAAGGTATGCCCATAGGATACGCGCTCCGGAACGTATTCGCTGTCGTCGCTGACAATGGCACGATCTTTCCCGGCTGCTGTTCGCCAAAGCATTTTTCCGAAGTATTGTCCAAATAACTTTTGGAAGAGCGGATATCCTTTATCAACAGCATCTCCAATAGTTGATACGCCTCGTGATTTTAGCTTTTCATATCGCCGACGACCAATACCCCACACCTCATCCAGTGATATGGGCCAGATCCGATTTTCTATCTCATCTTGTTGCGTTATGACGGTAAGGCCATCTGGCTTATCGATATCGGAGGCCAGTTTGGAATAGGTTTTTGAAGTAGATATGCCGACGCTGCACTTAAGTTGTGTCTCGTTCAGGATCGCTTCTTTTATATTCCAGCCGAATTCCAGTAGCTCATCCCGAGGGTCGTCTTTTTTCCAGGTAATATCCATAAAAAATTCATCCATGCTGTAGGCTTCTACATCCGGCGAAAAAGTATCAAGTACTTTTTTTATTCGTTTGCTATAAGCTCGATACTTCTCGTAATCTACTTGTTTAAAAATGATATAGGGACAGAGTTTATAGGCTTCCAGGGCACTCATCGCGGTTTTTACGCCTAATGCACGCGCTTCATACGAGCTTGTTGCGACAATTCCCTTAACAGTGCCATCTTCTTTACGCCAGCCGCCCACGGCCACTGGCATACCATAGAGATTGTAACAGAGCTGCTCAACTTGCGCATAGAAGGCGTTCATATCGATATGAACATAAAGCCGCGGCTTATTTCCGGGATGTTGCATATCAGCTGCTACGGTCTGGTAGCGCGTAATATTATGCACGTTTTTACTTAGCTGGTACTTCCCCGGATCGGGCAGGCTAGGCGGAAGATTATTTTGCAGATCCATGTTGACAATGAGTCTATCAATGATGTAAATTATATGTACATACGTACATAATATAAATTTAGTCAATAGAATGAAAGGTGTGAGTAATGGGGGACAGCCCAAAAAAACAAAATGAGCCGGAACCGTTAATCGTGATAACAACGGTAGCATCCTTTGCGGATACGAAGCGAGGCATTAGCCGGCGATTGGAGCCGGTCAAGATACTGCGCCAAAATGGGCAGGTGCATAAGGTTCAGAAAATACGAAAGTGCCATGAAGAACCGGTAGGGCATGGACATAAGCAGATTCATATTACCCTGCAAACCGATGACGATCGCTATCTGGATATCGTTTTTGATACGCGTAAGGTTGGGTGGTATCTTGTCTATGAAGAGGCGGGTATGCTGCTCAGGTGAACAGTGGCAGTTACCAGTTGATCTAGTGTAAAATATAAAGTACCACCAGATGACGAATAATCGTCGCCCGGGAACCTCTCACATCTAACCCTAATTCTCCCACATCCTGAGCTCTGTATCCTTTTTGGCTTTAATACGGTGACTTAAATATGCCTTGTTCGTTCATATGTCCCACATATTTGCCCAAGATCCGTACTTCCTCAGCTTCATCTGGCACTATTATAATGTCATCGTATTCAGGGTTAGCCGGCTCCATCCGCAGGCTATTCTCTTCTTTATGGATGCGTTTGAGCGTAGTTTCATCATTATAAAGTACGGCTCCGATATCACCATCTCGGATCTCCGTTTGAGAAAGCAGTACAAAATCTCCATCTGTAATATCCAGATCTTTCATACTCATCCCTTTTACGCGCAGTGCAAAAATGTTTTCGGTATTGGGAAAAAGGTACTTAAAAGTAAGTTGCCCCATATCTGATTCAATCGCCTCTTGCATAGCCCCAGCCGTGATTTCGCCCAAGATAGGAATAGTTGATGCAGGTTTGTTTCCTGGCCAAATATCAAGGGCAGAGGTAAAAGTATAGTTTTCGGAACCGTCTTTTTTGAGGTATCCTTTTTTTACCAGCGCACGATGATATTGTACCGAACTGTTCGCTGATTTAAAGTCATTGAGCTCAGCAGCCTCACGGTGACTGGGCAGGCGCAAATGCTTCTGGAAAAAAGAAACCAGGCTTTGATAAAATTGCTGCTGTTTGGATGTCAGATTTTCCATAGTAAAATGGGGTATGTATGTTTGTACATAATGTACATGTTCGGGATATAAATCGAAAATAGGAGGCTATGAGAAATCCGGCAGGTGGGGGAGATAAATAAAAAAGCCTTGCTGCTCAATAATTTATAGAGCAGCAAGGCTTTACGAGTACCCGAGGCCAGACTCGAACTGGCACTGGCATTTAAATACCAATCGGATTTTAAGTCCGACGCGTCTACCAATTCCGCCACTCGGGCATCACTCTTACGATACAATAAGGCGATCGTTTAAGAGACGCTAAATATAAGGTAATCATTTCTACTTATACAACAGAAATTCTAAGACTTTTTTGAAGCACTACAATACGCATTGATAAATTGTATGCGAGTAGGGATGGCCTGTAAAGTTAATAAGATATCGGGCTTATATTAACTCAAAGGAACATCAAGGATTGATATAAAATGTGGAGTTATCCTTGTATTGTGAATGACAATCCCTTAAATTTAGCGCTCTTTGAGAGTAAGACTATTAGGGCCCGTAGCTCAGCGGTTAGAGCAGTCGACTCATAATCGATTGGCCGGCGGTTCAAATCCGTCCGGGCCCACTTTTCTTATCTCTAGAGGACTCTTGTGCTACCCATCTTTTAATACCTATCGTATTTTGGCCCAAAGTTTTAGTCTAGGTATAGAAAGATCCATTTCGGATAACAATACAGG encodes:
- the lexA gene encoding transcriptional repressor LexA yields the protein MENLTSKQQQFYQSLVSFFQKHLRLPSHREAAELNDFKSANSSVQYHRALVKKGYLKKDGSENYTFTSALDIWPGNKPASTIPILGEITAGAMQEAIESDMGQLTFKYLFPNTENIFALRVKGMSMKDLDITDGDFVLLSQTEIRDGDIGAVLYNDETTLKRIHKEENSLRMEPANPEYDDIIIVPDEAEEVRILGKYVGHMNEQGIFKSPY
- a CDS encoding Y-family DNA polymerase; its protein translation is MDLQNNLPPSLPDPGKYQLSKNVHNITRYQTVAADMQHPGNKPRLYVHIDMNAFYAQVEQLCYNLYGMPVAVGGWRKEDGTVKGIVATSSYEARALGVKTAMSALEAYKLCPYIIFKQVDYEKYRAYSKRIKKVLDTFSPDVEAYSMDEFFMDITWKKDDPRDELLEFGWNIKEAILNETQLKCSVGISTSKTYSKLASDIDKPDGLTVITQQDEIENRIWPISLDEVWGIGRRRYEKLKSRGVSTIGDAVDKGYPLFQKLFGQYFGKMLWRTAAGKDRAIVSDDSEYVPERVSYGHTFSTWTDDPWKVAGEFAKATKQVCYRLRGYGKKSDKFFGNVRFQGPQKDGFSFTFRAPGLTNLDDYVLRNCLQKVMPILFYCKKRGKKFRAIILGTTELNMTTQMELFFQENPRLQRLHQAMDYLNNRFGLDTVDHGMSQYDVKGHTHFKERSI